From a region of the Equus przewalskii isolate Varuska chromosome 2, EquPr2, whole genome shotgun sequence genome:
- the C1QTNF12 gene encoding adipolin isoform X2, which yields MRWAWAAALALLWPQLALLGGVGARRESKRPRQPGQRTESPNATVSNSEGLPASPKLPEALGPEFSDAHMTWLNFVRRPDDGVSKKRCRGQNKKLRGLSGPPGPPGPPGPPGPPGAEITQEALLREFQEMLKEATERRFSGLLGPLLPEGTGERLVAEGFHCQLKGPMRVDKKTLVELHDFQAPTAQGAFLRGSGLSLASGRFTAPVSAIFQFSASLHVDHRELQGRGQLRARDTVRALICIESLCHRHTSLEAISGLESNGRVFTVHVQGLLELQAGQYTSVFVDNGSGAALTVQSSSSFSGLLLGM from the exons GAGGCCGCGGCAGCCGGGCCAGCGCACCGAGTCCCCGAACGCCACCGTGTCCAACAGCGAGGGGCTGCCGGCCTCCCCCAAG CTCCCTGAGGCCTTGGGGCCTGAGTTCTCAGATGCCCACATGACGTGGCTGAACTTCGTCCGGCGGCCGGATGATGGGGTCTCAAAGAAACGATGCCGAGGCCAGAACAAAAAGTTG cGAGGCCTCTCCGGCcccccagggcctcctgggcCCCCTGGCCCCCCAGGCCCCCCCGGTGCGGAAATCACTCAGGAGGCCCTGCTGAGGGAGTTTCAGGAGATGCTGAAAG AAGCCACCGAGCGTCGGTTCTCGGGGCTGCTGGGCCCGTTGCTACCCGAGGGGACAGGCGAGCGGCTGGTGGCCGAGGGCTTCCACTGCCAGCTGAAGGGCCCCATGCGGGTGGACAAGAAGACTCTGGTAGAGCTGCATGACTTCCAGGCT CCTACAGCCCAGGGCGCCTTCCTGCGGGGGTCCGGCCTGAGCCTCGCCTCGGGCCGGTTTACAGCCCCAGTGAGCGccattttccagttctctgccAGCCTGCATGTAG ACCACAGGGAGCTGCAGGGCAGGGGTCAGCTGCGGGCCCGGGACACAGTGCGGGCACTCATCTGCATCGAGTCCCTGTGCCATCGCCACAC GTCCCTGGAGGCCATCTCAGGCCTAGAGAGCAATGGCAGGGTCTTCACGGTGCACGTGCAGGGGCTGCTGGAGCTGCAG GCTGGACAGTACACCTCCGTCTTCGTGGACAATGGCTCCGGGGCGGCCCTCACCGTCCAGAGCAGCTCCAGCTTCTCTGGCCTGCTCCTGGGCATGTGA
- the C1QTNF12 gene encoding adipolin isoform X1 has product MGSSCGARCWVGPLQVSRPTAAMGWPRGTRRARPTATVGRPRSTCKAGPTATTGWPRGTRAVGPRAAWVRVGGLVCAKASGGVQSGQEAGIPSPVGALGALPTPWGLKPVPGGPGMQTHGSSHCPAHQGLLGVGGCWLQPPPPDWVCKMRVEALEPGVHLLSLQPTAQGAFLRGSGLSLASGRFTAPVSAIFQFSASLHVDHRELQGRGQLRARDTVRALICIESLCHRHTSLEAISGLESNGRVFTVHVQGLLELQVRQEGWQGRRGPGPPSLHLDAAQPVKWTDVSYVATQDPWALHGLGQVPPDGAGAPLLHELPLGRPVGGDIHCECLQAGQYTSVFVDNGSGAALTVQSSSSFSGLLLGM; this is encoded by the exons ATGGGGTCCAGCTGCGGGGCAAGGTGCTGGGTTGGCCCCCTACAAGTGAGCAGGCCCACAGCCGCCATGGGATGGCCACGCGGCACACGCAGAGCACGGCCCACAGCCACTGTGGGACGACCACGCAGCACATGCAAAGCAGGGCCCACAGCCACCACGGGATGGCCACGTGGCACACGTGCAGTGGGACCCAGGGCAGCCTGGGTCAGGGTGGGAGGTCTTGTGTGCGCCAAGGCTTCGGGTGGTGTCCAGAGTGGCCAGGAAGCAGGGATACCCTCCCCTGTGGGGGCTCTCGGGGCCTTACCCACCCCTTGGGGCCTAAAGCCTGTGCCCGGAGGTCCAGGGATGCAGACACATGGGTCATCCCATTGTCCTGCCCACCAGGGCCTACTTGGGGTTGGGGGCTGTTGGTTGCAGCCTCCTCCCCCAGACTGGGTGTGCAAGATGAGGGTCGAGGCCCtggagcctggggttcacctgctGTCCCTCCAGCCTACAGCCCAGGGCGCCTTCCTGCGGGGGTCCGGCCTGAGCCTCGCCTCGGGCCGGTTTACAGCCCCAGTGAGCGccattttccagttctctgccAGCCTGCATGTAG ACCACAGGGAGCTGCAGGGCAGGGGTCAGCTGCGGGCCCGGGACACAGTGCGGGCACTCATCTGCATCGAGTCCCTGTGCCATCGCCACAC GTCCCTGGAGGCCATCTCAGGCCTAGAGAGCAATGGCAGGGTCTTCACGGTGCACGTGCAGGGGCTGCTGGAGCTGCAGGTGAGGCAGGAGGGGTGGCAGGGCAGGAGGGGTCCTGGGCCTCCAAGCCTCCACCTGGATGCTGCCCAGCCCGTCAAGTGGACGGACGTCAGCTATGTGGCCACTCAGGACCCCTGGGCCCTGCATGGCCTGGGGCAGGTGCCACCTGATGGGGCTGGGGCACCATTGCTCCATGAGCTCCCCTTGGGCAGGCCTGTGGGGGGTGACATTCACTGTGAGTGTCTGCAGGCTGGACAGTACACCTCCGTCTTCGTGGACAATGGCTCCGGGGCGGCCCTCACCGTCCAGAGCAGCTCCAGCTTCTCTGGCCTGCTCCTGGGCATGTGA